The genomic interval TATTTATGACCAAAAAAATAAATAGGAGGAAATGATGACAATTTTTATTAATACATTTAGAAGCTTACTAAAATGGAAATCTACACTTATTTTTATCGTAATAATGTCAATATTACCTATTATATTAGGGTTTGTTTTAAAAAATGAGATATATGGTAAAGATATGGCTTTTCAATCTCAATTAGATTTTACAATAGGAATATATTATATATTAGTTTTTATGTGGGGGTTAGGAATACCATTTTTAATTGTTATAAGCGCAAAAGGGATTAGTTTAATAGCGAATGAAATTACTGAGGGGACTTTAGGACTTTTAGTATCTATGAAAATATCACGATTTCAAATAGTATTATATAAGTGGTTAGCTTTATATTTTGTTGTTGTATTATTAGGAATATTAAGTATATATGAAAATATAAGTATCTTATCTTTGATTTCAGATATGGATAAAAATATTTTAAATAAATTAATTGAATCTATTCCTTTTTTAATTCAACATATATTGATAATGGGATTTATTTTTTCTAATATCGCAATCTTATTATCTTTATTAATTAAGTCAAAAATATTTGCGACCATTAGCATGACTTTCTTTATAGTGATTGTTTTTTTAATTATTCCATTATTTAAAAACTTTTTAACATCATATTATGAAAAATATAATCTATATCTCTATGATTTAAATTATCATTTTAGTTTAATATATTATCATTTTATTAGTAAAAGTAATATTAGTATTTCACCTACATTACAAACTGTGATGGGTACTTTTATTGGAATATTCGATATTAAGAAAATTACTGATAATGACATGTCTGTTTTATTAAAATCATCTCTTATGAAAGATGCAGCTATTTATTCATATCTTAGCTCAAATATTTTAATCTTATTTTGGTTATTTATAAGCATTATTTGTTTATTTTTATCAATGAGAATTCTGACAAAAAGGGATATTACATAAAAAATTTTATTTTATGATTATTTAATTTTTAAATTACATATATATAAAGTATGAAAACTCATGAAATTACACTAAAAAAGTGTATCATGAGTTTTTCAATATTTTTTATTGTGGATATCCTTTACTTACAAAGTAAGCGTCAAATAGGTTCTTTCCAAAGTTATTGGAATTTTATGTAAAAATATGTTATAATAAAGGTATCAAAAGTGGAGGTACCTTATGGACGAAATAATTAAAATGCTTGACGAAAGTCTTGATTACATATCACATGAGTTAATTGATGATACTTTATACATTAATGTAAAATCAAATAAGGAGTCACTCCCATGTCCTCTATGCGGAGAGGAAAGTACAAAAGTACATTCTAGATACAATAAAAGCTTTCAGGACTTGCCATTACAGGGGAAAAAAGTTGTTATTGCACTAAAAAATAAAAATATGTTCTGTACAAATCCAAATTGTAAGAAGTATACATTTTCAGAAAGCTTTGGTTTTATTGATCAAAAAGGCAAGAAAACGAAAAGATTAATTGATGAAATTATACGAGTTTCTTTGACTCAAAGTTCTATATCGGCGGCAAAATACCTTTCAGATACGACCGTTGAAATCAAGAAAAGCTCAATTTGTAATTACCTAAAAAAAAACTCTAGTCATAAACAAGAGTGAAGTTAAATATGTCTGTATAGATGACTTTGCGATAAAAAAGAGAAAATCATATGGAACAATTATGGTAGATATTGAAACTAAATGTATTATAGACTTATTAGAATCAAGAGATAGTATGAAAGTTACGGAATGGCTTACTACGTTTCCAAATATTAAACTCGTCTCACGTGACGGCTCAACAACTTATCGCTCGGCTATTGCAGACGCTCATCCTAAAGCCACTCAGGTAAGTGATCGTTTTCATTTAGTTAAAAATTTAGTGAAATCCATATCAAAGTATATGAAACGAATAATTACAGGTCGCATTGAAATACCACTCATATCACAAGATGGAAAGAAACGTTATGATTATCTTTGTGGTTTAAGCCGTAGAGAAAAAATTATTGAAGCCAGGCGTTTATATGCAAAGGAAGGAAATAGCTATGATACGATTGGAAATAAGTTAGGTGTTTCACCAACAACAGTTGCTAAATATATAAAAATGAAGGAAGAAGATATACCTAAAGAGAAAATAACTGTACGTGGAAAAGAGCACATCAACGCCATTTCGAAAGTGGAACAGAAAAGAAATAAGGTGCTAGAATTATGGAATAAAGGGTATACAAAAAGAGACATATCAAAGAAAACAGGATATAGCACTACAAGCATTGATACTTATCTCAAAGGTGAATTCAATCCTGTGCACGGACAATATGGAACAGGCCGAAATGGTAAACTAATGCCATTTAGAGATGAAGTTATTGATATGCGTGCTAATGGGATAACATATAAGAAGATTACAGAACATATAAGGGAAAAAGGATACACAGGAACTGTAGATGGATTGAGATTTTTTATCTCAAAAGAAAAGCGTTTAGCTAAAGACACCTCGTCTACAAAAGAACCTACAGAATTTTTAGACAAACGTTTGATCAATAAATTATTATATAAACCACTTGAAAAGGTAAAAGGGATCACGGAGAATCAATTGAATGAATTTTTCAAAAAATATCCAGACATAAAAGTACTCTTTGAAAGACTAAAAGAATTCAGACTTTTGTTACTTGAAGATACAGAAGACAGTTTAAGTAAATGGATTAAACGGGCAAGAGAATCTGAAATTCAGGAAATTGATAGTTTCATTAATGGTATACAAAATGACCAAGATGCCGTAGAAAATGCCATAAAGTATAGTTATAATAACGGTTTAGCAGAAGGAAGTGTTAATAAACTAAAATCTATAAAAAGGATTATGTATGGCAGAAATAAATTTGATCTACTGAGGTCTAAAGTATTATTATTGGAATCATTAAAATGATAGATTTAAGTAAAGTAGGCAAATAAAGTCTACTATTAATTTTTACTATAAATCCAATAACTTTGGAAAGAACCGTCAAATATAACACACATAAAAAATCCTCATTTACTAAAATGAGGGATTTTTTTATGTGTTCAATTTACAATTTTTAGGGAGTTCATCTGACCAAGGTAATAATGTGTCTAGAATTTGTTCATCATTCAAATCTACATTTGGTAATCTATCAAATAAATAGGTTAGATATTCAATTGGTTTTATATTATTCTCCTTCGCGGTTTCAATAACACTATATATGATGGCACTTGATTTTGCTCCTTTAGGAGTATTAGAGAATAACCAGTTTTTTCTTCCAATCACGAAAGGTTTAATTGATCTTTCAGCTCTATTATTATCAATTTCTAATCTCCCATCAAGTAGGTATCTTCCAAGATTATCCCATTGATTGAGACAATATTTAATAGCTTTACCAAGTTTACAATTAGGTAAAATTTCTTCTGCTTGATTTTTAAGCCATACTAAAAAATCATCCAAAATCTCTCGACTGTCATTATTTCTTATTTCATACTTTTCTTCAGGTGTTAAGTCCATTATTTTATGCTCAATTGAGTATAACTGATTACAGAAAGTTAATCCCTCTTTCGCAATGGACACATCATCACTCGATAGAGCTTTTACTATTTCGGCAAATCCTCTCCTCGCATGTGCCCAGCACCCAACAAGTATTACATTAGGAATATTATGATATCCAGTATATGCATCCACCTGAAGATATCCTTTAAATCCTTCAAGAAACTCTTCGGGATGTTTACCTGCTCTTGTCGTCTGATAATCATATAAAACAATTGCTTTCCCCTCTGAACCTGTTCGATAAAGCCACATGTAGGACTTTGATTTTGCTTCTCTCCCGTTTTCCTTCAATACTTGGGTAGTTGTCTCATCTGCATGTAGGATATCTTTTTGAAGTAATAATTTATGCATACGATTATATAAGATTTCCAACCAAGCAGCACCTTTAATTACCCAGTTAGAAAGATTTTGTCGCGGTAAAAATATTCCCAATCTTTCAAATTGTTTCTCTTGTCTGTAAAGAGGTAACCCATTTGTATATTTTTGATCCATTATATACGCAATTAAAGATGATGAAGCTAAGCTTCCTGGTATTGCAGGATAAGGCATATTAGCTTTTATTATAGGCGTTCTAATTTCACTTTTCTCACATAATCGACAGGATACTATATGACGGATATGTTTCTTGATTTTTACTTTAGGCGGAATAACTACAATTTCAGTTCTTTCTTCAGTACTCATTTCATGAAGTAGAAAACCACATTGTGGACAATCTTTTTCTTCAGGATAATAATGTATTTCTTCAACAGGAAGAGTTTTTAAATAATCAGTACTTTTTTTCGTCCTTTTTTATTTCTAGTATAGGTAATTTTTTCAAGTTTAGGTTCTTCGCGATTTAAATTTGATTCCTTTTCAGCTTCATTAAATAATTCTAGACTTTGTTGATTAGGATCAATTTTCTCGCTAGAAGATCCAAAACGCTTTTGTTGATATAATTTAAAGAACTCTTCATAATTTTTCACTTTATTTTGAAGTTCTACTATTTTAGAATCTTGTGATGAGATATATTCAATTAATTCTTCTTTAGTTAGTTTATTTAAGTCTACTTTTTTCATTGCTTTTCTTACCTTTTTTCGATACTTTATTTTACCATAAAATGAGAAAAAAGTCTAATTATATAAAGAAAAGGGACTATATAATCCCCCTTTGCTTAACCTCTTTAAAGGCCTTTCCATTACGTATTTCATAACCATCTAAAAACCAATAAAATTCTTTTAAAGACGAACTTGTAATCTCCTGTTCACTTTTAGGCCAATTAAATTTACCACTTTCTAATCGTTTTTTATATATCCAAAAACCATTATAATCCCAATGTAAAATTTTTAAAATTTGTCTACTTTTATTACAGAAAACAAATAAGTTATTTGAAAATGGATCTAAATCAAACTGTTTTTTTACAATAAGAGATAGTCCATCAATTGATTTTCTTAAATCAGTATATCCTGTCGCGAAATAAACTGTTTTTACATCCTTGAGTTTAATCATAATTCTGATAACACCTTTACCACATCTTTTAAATGATTCCCATTGAACCCTGGTTCAACCTTTATATTGCATTTTCCTATTTTAATCGTTATACATTTTTCTTCATTCATTTCAACCATTTCATGATTAACAGGAATGGGTATCCAATTAATTTCTTGTGCTTGATTTTCATTTTGATTATTCTTTTTAATCCAATATAGAAGTTGATGTAATTTATACCCATTTTCCCTACACCATTTTGATTTTGATAATCCACTTTTTTGATATTCTTCAATTCTTTCTTTCCATTCAGATCTTAACTTATTATAATTCATTATAAAATCCTCCTAACATATTAGCTAAGAGGATTATCTCATATTATTTTCATAAATTAAATGTGTGCTATATTGTACGCTTACCTTACAAACAGTATCAATAATATTATTAGAACTTTCTATTGAAATGAATCAAATAAAAGAAGTAAATGACAGACATTGACAAGATAAGTAGTAAAAATAAAAATACTAAAGTAAAATCAATAAAATAGTGTAATGAAAATAAGGCAAATACTAACCAAAAAGTTGTCCAAAATGCATAATATCCTGCTTTATCATTAATCATTACCCCACGTTCATCTTCTTTATTCTCCACTTTTTTGACAAAATCTTTGTTTTTATTTCCAATAGCATAAGTAATCAATAAGAGAATTCCAGTTGGTAAAAAAGCGGCTGATAATCCTATAAATACAGGGTGGAAATCAAAAATAAACATAAGCGTTAGAAATACGATCCCTAGTATAATATATAGAATTGAAAAATTAATTTGTTTTTTAATTGATTTATTCATTTTAGTCCTCCTCAAAAATAAATATTTCTTCAATGTGATAATTAAATATTTTAGCTATTTTATAAGCTAAAGTAATTGATGGATTGTACTTACCATTTTCTAGAGAGATAATGGTTTGTCGTGAGACATTGATTAAATCCGCTAAATCTTGTTGTGTCATATTCTGATGGGTTCTAAGTTCTTTAATTTTATTTTTCATGCAACCTCCTTCATATAATCGATGTAAAGTTAACTTTACATCGATTATATAATAGGGGATGTGCGATGTCAAGCTAACTTTACATTTATTTAAAAATTGTTTATTTTCATTATGAGTGATTAATTATAACATAGTAAATTGTATATTTAGCAACTCAAATCAAGATTTTATGATACGCTTCTTGTAAAATAGAATTAAATAAGGAGTGTGATAGAATATGAATATAGTGTTTGAAGAAAATGAACGGGAGGTTATATTTAGAGTTAAGGATTTTGAACCTAAATATGAACCTGTATTAAAAATGTGTTATTATGAAAAAGATGGAGATAGTTATATAAAGAAATACAGCGATCAAATAAACAATATTAAGATAATCCAGGAAAACTTTAAAAAGCATGCTGAAGTTATGTTTAATCAAGTTGGTTATTTTGAAGAAATTCCTTGGGAAAAAGCTTTATTAGCTTTTAGCGAAAGAATGAACAAATATCATATTGATTGGTGGCTTACAGGGAGTTGTGCTGCCTGTATAAGAGGGATTCCATTAAAGCCACATGATGTTGATATTATGGTGGATTCAAAAGATGTTGTTAAATTAAATCATCTATTTACTAATTGGATGATAGAACCTTTTATTGATACAGGTGGTTGGGTGACTAAAGATTTTGGTGTTTTATTTAAATATGCTAGAATAGATATAGCGTCTGATCCTAGTCCATCATTAGACCAACCAGAACCAGTTGATTGTGGACCTTATGCTAAGGATCATTTAGAAACTGTACAATTTAAAGGCTATCAAATAAAAGTACCACCACTACAGTTATTAATAAATGCAAACAAAAGACGGAATAGATTAGATCGAGTCAAATTACTTGGATCATATTTAAATAAATAATCTTGTTTAGAGGTGAGGAGACATGTTTGAATGGAATAAGAGTGTGCAAAAGATGATTGATATAATTGAAGAACATCTTACTAGTACAATTACACTTGATATGATTGCTGATAAATTAAATTATTCATCTTATTATTGTACAAGACAATTTCATCAATTTGTAGGAATTAGTTTAAGGAATTATATTCGTTTAAGAAAAGTAAGTGCAGCTGCGCTTGATTTAAGAGATACCGATGATAGAATTCTTGATATTGCATTTAAATATGGTTTTTCCTCACAAGAAGCATTTTCACGATCTTTTAGAAAAGAATATGGATTAAGTCCGTTTCAATATCGAAAGATGCTTAATCCATTACCTCTTTTTATCAAACGTAATACCTATAATCCTTATTTTTTAGGAATTGATATCCCTATAAAAGATATGAACAAGAAAGAAGTTAATATAAGTATTCAAGTGATTCCTAAACATCAATTCATTGGGATAAGAGACAATAACGTAGATAATTATTATGATTTCTGGGCTAGACAAGAAAAAGAATATAAGAGAGAATGTTATAAGGTGAGTGGATTACTTGAAAGTATTAAAAGTTATAATGGGGTTGTAGGTGGCTGGTTTTATGAAAATAAACAAAAAGGATACCTTTATGGAATAGAAGTTCCTTGTCCTGTGAGTCCTGTAATCCCAGTTTATTTTGAAAAATTAATAATACCTAAAAGTATATATGTTATTTTTCATTATCCACCTTATCAGTATAATGAAGAAGATAATATAGTGTATCATTTATTAAAAGAGAAAATGGATTCTTTTAATCCTAATGACTATGGATACGAGTATCATCTATCTAATCCTATTTATCAAAGACATAATCCAGAAAAATATGGTCAGGCTATCTGTGTACCGGTAAAAGTAAAGGAATAATTTTAAGTATAATTAGAATTCAATATATCTATTTAGAAGAAATGATTCTTTTAAATAGGTATTTCTTTAATTTTTTAGTATTAATTAAAGATTTTGTGGAAAAATACCATAATATGGAGAATATTCCAATATTATTACTGTACTTGTTGATAGAAATACTATATAATAAAGAAAATATAACAAAAAAGTGTAGATATACTGATATTAATTTGAAAGAGCATTTCAAAATGTACTGATTGTATGTTAATTAATGTTTGAATATAATTCATAAAATGGCTATTTAAGAGAGTTAATTATTCTTATATTCAAATTAGTTGCATATTTAAAACGTACTGTTATAATTATGCTGTATTTAAGAAAGAAAGAAAAAAATACAATAAAGAAAAATATAAAGGAGGAAAAAATGTATAAATGTGTAAAATGTGGATGTGAAGAATTTGAACAAGATCAAATGAGAGCTACAGGTGGGGCATTTGCTAAGATATTTGATATCCAAAATAAGAAATTTGTGACGGTATCATGTAAAAAGTGTGGCTATACTGAGATTTATAAGAAAAAAGGTAGAGCTATTTCTAATGTAGCTGATTGGTTTATTGGTTAATATTTGAATATATTACCAAAAATGGTGATTTAAAAGGTATTTTTTATTTTATATTCAAATATATTGCATTTTAAAAATGTATTGTTATAATTAGTTTGTGAAAAAAATAATTAATTGGAGGTTAAGGATGTTTTCTTTAAATTTTAAAAAGGATTGGCGAATGAACAAATCAATGTTAATTAGTTTCTTCGCTATAACACTTGTATTTTTTGCGGTAAATGCTATATTTTATGGATTATTGAAGTGGGGATCTTTCAGTGGTAGTACATTTAATATTTTACTTGGTATATGGGGAGTTCTAGCAAGTCTAGCAACATTATTAGGGACCATTCTAGTAATTGTTTTAATGTATTTTGTATTAAAAAATGACTTAGGTAAAACAAAAATTCAATACTCTATATTTACACCACAATCATTATTATCATGGTACTTACCAAAAGTCTTGTTTGTATTTATAGTTCAAGGATTATTTGGGCTTATCAATTTAGGATATACTTACTTTATCTTTGATATAACAAATCCTACTTTACCAGCTGCAGATCAAACTCATTTTAATGTATGGGATAATATAACTTCATTATTAACTCAAACATTCAACTTCGGATTCTTTGCGTTAATGGCATTATGTATGGCATTATATTATTCTTTTAGAAAAAAAGGTAGAGCATGGACGTTTATTGTTATTGCTGTATTAATTTATTTTGTTGGTAATATATCTTACCCAATTTATCAACAAATACAAGAACAAGTAAATCATGTTAAATTTGATAATATTCCAACAATGGTTATACCATATGTAATTAAAAATGTTATTGGTTTAATTTATGCGTTTATTTCACTTTATCTATTTGATAAGAAAATAGAATACTAACAGGAGGGAAAATAATGATAAAAATTGAAGGTTTATCTCAAAAATTTGGAAATAAAGTTGCTGTCGATAATGTAAATTTAGATATAGCTGATGGTGGAATTATTGGTTTAATTGGACCTAATGGTTCTGGAAAATCAACCATTATTCGCTCAGTTATGGGGATATTGAAACCAACTTCAGGTAGAGTATTAGTTGATGATCAATTAGTGGACCGTAAAATAAGTGAAAAAATCGCTTATATGTCAGATGTGAATGATTTATATTTACCTACAGTTCAAGATAATATAGATTACTTTACACAATTGTACAAAGATTATGATGTAGATTTAGTGATGAATATTATTTCTAGTCTTAATATTGATTTTAAAATGAATGTTAAAGGTTTATCTAAGGGTCAATGTGTCATTATTCGTTTCGCATTAACTGTAGGAAGAAAAGTTGATTATATCTTATTTGATGAACCATTAAGTGGTTTAGACCCAGTATTCCGCGAAAGTTTCATCGATCGTTTAATGAAATTCCGTAAGGATAATCCAAAAGTGACAATTATCATCACATCACATATGCTAAATGAAATTCAAGATTTATTAGACCATGTTATCGCAATTTATTTTGCGGAAATATTAGCTTATGATACTAAAGACAATATTTTAAAAGATAATACAGATTTAGAAACATGGTTTAAAGATCAATATGTAAAAGCAGGTATTACATTCTAGTAATCCTTTGCATAAAAATATCTCTATTTTTAATAGAGGTATTTTTTTATATAATGAAGTTTATTTTCATAAACTTAGTTATGAAAAGGTATTTTACTTATGATACTATAAGCAGGCTATCTATAGAATATCTATTGAAGGAACTTATTAATTAAGATATAATGAAATTAACCAATATAAAAAAATTTCAATTAGTTTGTTTATGTAAACAAAATAATCTATAATAACATTAATTTTTCATTTATCAGATTCAAGCAGTATATAAATATAACTAAGGAGGAAACAAAATGAATGTTATTGAAGTTAATCAATTAACAAAGTATTATGGGAGTGAAAGAGGGATTATTGATGTTAGTTTTAATGTCAAAGAAGGTGAAATATTTGGATTTATTGGACCTAATGGTGCTGGAAAATCCACTACGATTAGAACCTTATTATCTTTAATTTATCCAACTAGTGGTAGTGCCACTATATTTGGAAAAGATTGTGTTCTATATGCTCCTGAGATTAAAAATGAAATTGGCTACCTTCCATCAGAAGTTTTCTATTATGATAAAATGAAAGTTATTGATTTATTAAACTATTCTGCCAGTTTTTATAAGAAAGACTGTCGAAAAAGAATAAAGGATTTAGCGGAAAGTCTAGATTTAGATTTAAATAGAAAAATTGATGATTTATCATTTGGAAACAAAAAGAAAGTAGGGATTGTCCAAGGGCTATTACATGAACCAAAATTGATTATATTAGATGAACCAACCAGTGGTTTAGATCCACTGATGCAGGAAAAGTTTTTTCAAATATTGAAAGAAGAGAATAAAAAAGGCGCGACTATTCTTTTCTCATCACATATTTTAAGTGAGGTACAAAAATTATGTGATCGAGTTGCGATTATTAAAGATGGAACAATTATAAAAATAGAAGATATGAAAAAGTTAAAAGAAGATAATTATAAACGTATTAGATTAGAAACGAATATCACAATTAAAAAAGA from Mycoplasmatota bacterium carries:
- a CDS encoding ABC transporter permease, whose product is MTIFINTFRSLLKWKSTLIFIVIMSILPIILGFVLKNEIYGKDMAFQSQLDFTIGIYYILVFMWGLGIPFLIVISAKGISLIANEITEGTLGLLVSMKISRFQIVLYKWLALYFVVVLLGILSIYENISILSLISDMDKNILNKLIESIPFLIQHILIMGFIFSNIAILLSLLIKSKIFATISMTFFIVIVFLIIPLFKNFLTSYYEKYNLYLYDLNYHFSLIYYHFISKSNISISPTLQTVMGTFIGIFDIKKITDNDMSVLLKSSLMKDAAIYSYLSSNILILFWLFISIICLFLSMRILTKRDIT
- a CDS encoding transposase family protein, which codes for MDEIIKMLDESLDYISHELIDDTLYINVKSNKESLPCPLCGEESTKVHSRYNKSFQDLPLQGKKVVIALKNKNMFCTNPNCKKYTFSESFGFIDQKGKKTKRLIDEIIRVSLTQSSISAAKYLSDTTVEIKKSSICNYLKKNSSHKQE
- a CDS encoding ISL3 family transposase — protein: MNKSEVKYVCIDDFAIKKRKSYGTIMVDIETKCIIDLLESRDSMKVTEWLTTFPNIKLVSRDGSTTYRSAIADAHPKATQVSDRFHLVKNLVKSISKYMKRIITGRIEIPLISQDGKKRYDYLCGLSRREKIIEARRLYAKEGNSYDTIGNKLGVSPTTVAKYIKMKEEDIPKEKITVRGKEHINAISKVEQKRNKVLELWNKGYTKRDISKKTGYSTTSIDTYLKGEFNPVHGQYGTGRNGKLMPFRDEVIDMRANGITYKKITEHIREKGYTGTVDGLRFFISKEKRLAKDTSSTKEPTEFLDKRLINKLLYKPLEKVKGITENQLNEFFKKYPDIKVLFERLKEFRLLLLEDTEDSLSKWIKRARESEIQEIDSFINGIQNDQDAVENAIKYSYNNGLAEGSVNKLKSIKRIMYGRNKFDLLRSKVLLLESLK
- the tnpB gene encoding IS66 family insertion sequence element accessory protein TnpB — protein: MIKLKDVKTVYFATGYTDLRKSIDGLSLIVKKQFDLDPFSNNLFVFCNKSRQILKILHWDYNGFWIYKKRLESGKFNWPKSEQEITSSSLKEFYWFLDGYEIRNGKAFKEVKQRGII
- a CDS encoding IS66 family insertion sequence element accessory protein TnpB gives rise to the protein MNYNKLRSEWKERIEEYQKSGLSKSKWCRENGYKLHQLLYWIKKNNQNENQAQEINWIPIPVNHEMVEMNEEKCITIKIGKCNIKVEPGFNGNHLKDVVKVLSEL
- a CDS encoding helix-turn-helix transcriptional regulator, with protein sequence MKNKIKELRTHQNMTQQDLADLINVSRQTIISLENGKYNPSITLAYKIAKIFNYHIEEIFIFEED
- a CDS encoding AraC family transcriptional regulator, with amino-acid sequence MFEWNKSVQKMIDIIEEHLTSTITLDMIADKLNYSSYYCTRQFHQFVGISLRNYIRLRKVSAAALDLRDTDDRILDIAFKYGFSSQEAFSRSFRKEYGLSPFQYRKMLNPLPLFIKRNTYNPYFLGIDIPIKDMNKKEVNISIQVIPKHQFIGIRDNNVDNYYDFWARQEKEYKRECYKVSGLLESIKSYNGVVGGWFYENKQKGYLYGIEVPCPVSPVIPVYFEKLIIPKSIYVIFHYPPYQYNEEDNIVYHLLKEKMDSFNPNDYGYEYHLSNPIYQRHNPEKYGQAICVPVKVKE
- a CDS encoding zinc ribbon domain-containing protein → MLYLRKKEKNTIKKNIKEEKMYKCVKCGCEEFEQDQMRATGGAFAKIFDIQNKKFVTVSCKKCGYTEIYKKKGRAISNVADWFIG
- a CDS encoding ABC transporter ATP-binding protein yields the protein MIKIEGLSQKFGNKVAVDNVNLDIADGGIIGLIGPNGSGKSTIIRSVMGILKPTSGRVLVDDQLVDRKISEKIAYMSDVNDLYLPTVQDNIDYFTQLYKDYDVDLVMNIISSLNIDFKMNVKGLSKGQCVIIRFALTVGRKVDYILFDEPLSGLDPVFRESFIDRLMKFRKDNPKVTIIITSHMLNEIQDLLDHVIAIYFAEILAYDTKDNILKDNTDLETWFKDQYVKAGITF
- a CDS encoding ABC transporter ATP-binding protein; translated protein: MNVIEVNQLTKYYGSERGIIDVSFNVKEGEIFGFIGPNGAGKSTTIRTLLSLIYPTSGSATIFGKDCVLYAPEIKNEIGYLPSEVFYYDKMKVIDLLNYSASFYKKDCRKRIKDLAESLDLDLNRKIDDLSFGNKKKVGIVQGLLHEPKLIILDEPTSGLDPLMQEKFFQILKEENKKGATILFSSHILSEVQKLCDRVAIIKDGTIIKIEDMKKLKEDNYKRIRLETNITIKKDFFNMEGITDFNIKDNIISFLFKGDINLITKKIAEININNLLVEEPNLEEIFMHYYKKGE